A single window of Acetohalobium arabaticum DSM 5501 DNA harbors:
- the carA gene encoding glutamine-hydrolyzing carbamoyl-phosphate synthase small subunit: MKAILALEDGTYFEGESFGAAGEVTGELVFNTSMTGYQEVMTDPSYRGQIVTMTYPLIGNYGINDEDNESDEPQVSGFVVRESCNYPSNWRCQKTDEEFLKENNVIGIQNIDTRALTKHIRNQGMMQAVISTEDLNPNSLVQKAKESSLSSELVQEVTVGESYFLQADFQSKYHIAVLDLGVKENMLDSFKQCNADLTVLPADTTAEEILELNPDGLFISNGPGDPKDNPEVIAEVEKLVGKLPLFGICFGHQILALALGADTYKLKFGHRGANHPVKNLSTGQVYITSQNHGYAVKEESLPEEMIVTHKNLNDDTVEGMKHTKLPIFSVQYHPEAAPGPHDSDFLFNKFIELIVDSAA; this comes from the coding sequence ATGAAAGCAATTTTAGCTTTAGAGGATGGGACTTATTTTGAAGGAGAATCCTTTGGAGCAGCAGGTGAAGTAACAGGGGAGTTAGTCTTTAATACTAGTATGACCGGATATCAGGAGGTAATGACTGATCCCTCTTACCGCGGTCAGATTGTAACTATGACCTATCCATTAATCGGAAATTACGGTATTAATGATGAAGATAATGAGTCGGATGAGCCTCAGGTAAGCGGATTTGTAGTTAGAGAAAGCTGTAATTATCCCAGTAACTGGCGCTGCCAGAAGACAGATGAGGAGTTTCTTAAAGAGAATAATGTAATTGGAATTCAGAATATAGATACCCGGGCTTTGACTAAGCATATCAGAAACCAGGGAATGATGCAGGCAGTAATTTCGACAGAAGATTTAAATCCGAACAGTCTAGTCCAGAAGGCTAAAGAGAGTAGTCTAAGCTCTGAATTAGTCCAGGAAGTAACTGTTGGGGAGTCATATTTTCTTCAGGCTGATTTTCAATCCAAATACCATATTGCTGTCTTAGATTTGGGAGTTAAGGAGAATATGTTAGATTCCTTTAAGCAGTGTAATGCTGATTTAACTGTTCTGCCGGCTGATACTACTGCTGAGGAGATTCTGGAGCTAAATCCTGACGGTCTCTTTATTTCTAATGGACCAGGAGATCCGAAGGATAATCCTGAGGTGATAGCAGAGGTGGAGAAACTAGTCGGTAAACTACCGCTATTTGGAATCTGCTTTGGACATCAGATTCTAGCCCTGGCGCTAGGAGCCGATACTTATAAGTTGAAGTTTGGTCACCGGGGGGCCAATCATCCGGTTAAGAACTTAAGCACTGGGCAGGTATATATTACCTCCCAGAATCACGGTTATGCCGTCAAGGAAGAGTCACTGCCGGAAGAGATGATAGTAACCCATAAGAATTTAAATGATGATACCGTCGAAGGAATGAAGCATACTAAACTGCCGATCTTTTCAGTCCAGTATCATCCGGAAGCAGCACCAGGCCCACATGATTCAGACTTTCTATTCAATAAATTTATTGAGTTAATAGTAGATTCAGCAGCCTAG